Genomic DNA from Setaria italica strain Yugu1 chromosome V, Setaria_italica_v2.0, whole genome shotgun sequence:
AGACCTTTCATGTTTGTCACCTCTGTTACCTCTATGAGATCTTCTTTTGTCATCCTGAATCTCAGACCTTCTGCTGTCCTTTTTATCACTGTGACGATGTTTTCTCTCAGGAGATCTGGATCTTGAATGCCTACTGCGGCGAGAATGGCGGTCACGAGTTGGTGATGATTTGCTTCCTTTATGGTGTCGTGGTGATCTTGAACCAGCCCGAGTTGACCTTGATTTTGATGGACTTATACTTTCTTCTCTTTGTTGCTTGGGTGACCGAGAATCATCTCTGGAGGGTTTCTTATGCCTTGGACTTTTACTTCTGCTCCTGTTTCTCCTTGAACTAGACGAATGATGATCACGGGATCGGtcgctctctctccttccaGACCTGGTATGCCTGTCCCTATCGTCCCTATGTGATCGATCACTACCATACTTAGAGTGGCGAGATCTTGATGGTGAACGTGATCGACGTTCCCTTGACCGTCTAATTGGGGGGGAGTAGGAGCGGGATCGCCTGCTCCTACGGTACTTGATAGGTGATCTTGACCGAGATTTTGATCTACGAGTAGTGGGTGATGGTGATCTGTAAATCAAATAAACCAGTTAGGCATAAGTGCATGATATGTAGGAAGGAAAAGCAATCAATCAGTTGCTTTCTTCCCTAAAGTTGATAAACATCTAGAATGAAAAGCAGGAAAATTACCATCAAATAATGCAGCCAAACCAAAATTACAAAAGAAGTAATACTGCTGCAAGGTCCTAAACTGAGAGATCTCTAGTTCTATAGCACAAAATTATATTTAATGTGGATATGCCAGAATACCTAGGGGTACATAAATTATAAACAAATGAGACAAGAAACCCACACATTCATGTTAtcagtttcagacttgtgcATAAGGTTTATTCCCTATCCTCTGTAACATAAATTTTTATTCACAAGGTTTAGTGTCCCTTCTTTGATTTCAGTAACTCATGAAATGTTGAGTAGGCATTAACTCTCCACCAATTTGCAGCCTACCATAAAGTTTATATGCCAAGCAACAAAACAAATGATTTGAAACTAAATACTCTTCAGAATAAAGCATGAGTTTTCAAATAGCAAATGACAATCTCATCCATGCTATCCAAAAGAGGCATAGGAGTTATCAGGGAAAAATGATCAATTTTCTGGTCCCATCTCAAAATATAAATCTAAATGTATACTACAATCAGGTCAATGCAATCATCCTGTCACCAAGATATTAGAAGTCACCAGGAGTTCTTCCAAAACCAGACTGATGCAATATTTATAGTTATTATTGTACAAGTGTAGAAATCGAATATGAGTAAGAAGGCAAAATAAAAGAATACCTTGACTTCCCTTTGGCATCCTTTTCTGCCACATTATCCCCACCAAATCCCTCAGCCTTCAACTTCCTGCTTATCTCAGCAGCCCTTGCTGCAGCTGCTTCAGTGGCAGATTTCATAGTGGCCGCACGTGCAGCAGCCTGTTGGGTTGCTATTGACTGTTGCATTAATAGAGCCTGCTGGAATTGCATCTGTTGCAACTGAACAGCTTGTTGCATCATCATAGGCAAGTTATTATTAGCTTTAGGAGGAAGAGATTTAGCCATCTCCACATTCAATGGACGACCACCAACATTCGTGTTATTGAGTTGCAATGCTGCAGTTGCTTCTTCAGGTTTAGAGTACTCGACATAAGCAAAATGTTTCGAATCCGTGATGGTACAATCGACAACTTTACCACATACCCCAAATAGCTGCTTAATATAATCCACACTAAGAATTGGACTCAGGTTGCTAATTTGAACAATTTTCTTTAGGGCATCAGCTTCAGCAGCTTTATCCATTGAGCCTACAAGGATACAATATACAAGTGAGCAACAGACTggcaacatgaaaaataaataCCATTAACTGCATATTACAATTTAGAGTAGCACACTTGATTAAATTAAAAGAACCAGTTGCAAAGCCCACAACTTAATTTGCTAGGTTGAGTTACCATCTTAGTCAGGTGTGAAAAATTTCATTGCatatatagaaaaataatgGATATCAAGCAACAATAGCAGTACTAAGCAACAGTGATACTGCAATAATGATACTATTCAGCTACTAAATTTGTGATATGATGAAAATAGTGAGCCAACAATGCTATGACATCCACCGCATTTGGCACAACAATACAACATACTACCTAAGCATACTTTCTGTTGCTTGCCATTAGTTGCCAAAATTATAAATCCATGAACTTTCAAAACAAATAACCTCCTACCTTTCCCGTTCCCAGTTCAACATTAGATCACCTAGTAATATTCCTAATATGTGTCTGGAAGGAATCATTACCTGAAGCATCTCCTGAGGCTTTAGCCTGCGCAGCATGTGCCTGCAGTGCCTGGGCAGCCATGATGGCTTGTGCGGCTGCCATGGCTGCCGCAGATGGTGCCATGGGTGTGTTGCCAAAGGCACTGACAGACGATGTAGCCGCAAGCAACGTCATCAGCAGCTGCTGCGGCGGGTGGGTGAATTTACACTCAGTGTCTGATTTTGTGCACCTCCCATTCACGTAGTCCCGGCATATCTCCCCCAGCGAGGCACCAACCCCGGGAAGGACAACTCCACCAGATGAACCAGTGGAGGAGCTAGGCATGGCCCCAAGGAGGCTGGGGAATGCACTGGAGGGCGCGCCTGTGTAGTTGGGCATGTTGGGCATGGTCTGGTTGACCATATTGGGGTAGGCGGAGCTGACGGCCGGTAGCGTGGAGGGGAAAGCAGACGTGGGTGTGGCGGTGGAGCCGCTGAAGAAGACGGGGAAGGGACTCCCCATGACGGGGGAGCCGTCGAGCTCTACGTGGACCATGTAGTTGCCGCGCTTGGGGACGGCGTAGGTCACCGTGTAGGATCCGTCCCCGTTGTCCTTGACAGCGCCGTCGAGGTCGTCCCCGCCGACTCCCGCAGCAGGGGAGACACGCACGCGCACGCGCGCACCGCCGGCGGTGAGCCTCCGGCTGTGGCGGTCCTTGGCGACGACGGTGAAGGTGGCGGGCGTGCCGGCAGATCCGCCGGCGATGCCAGGCCCCGCCGCGGAGCACTTGGACGGGTCGACCGGGCCGGGCGGGGCCGGGGCGTCGTCGTCCGAGCCGGGGGAGGCTGGCTCGTCCGGGGAAGGCGGGGCGGGGTCGGGGTCctggtcgtcgtcgccggacccggcggcggccagcgccttGAAGGTGGCGTCGAAGgcggccttggcggcggcggccgtctcGGCCTCGGACTTGAGCTTGGCCTCCTCGGCCTGGCGCACCCAGATGGGCTTGGGCGCCGCCATGGGAGCGCGGCTGCCGCTGCTCTGACCTAGTCCGCCTAGATGCTCCTCCTGAGCGCTGCGGGtcggctagggtttggtggaggagggggagcaGATGCGGCAGATCGAGGGagaggccggggaagaagaggaggcggaGTCGGATGAGGCAACAAAGGGAAAGGcagccgccgggagaggagggatTCTCTCCGGAATCTGGGGGCAAAGCACCCATCCAAGACGGCCCAGCCCAACTGGCCCAATAGGCCCAATAATAAAGGTATTCCACGGACATTTCCGCCCCTTTGCCTGCCTGCTGCGGACGGAGCTCTAGTACACACTACGGCGAGGaacatggcgccgccgcccgaaccCCGGCGCCCGTACAAGCGCCCGGCCATCTCCgaccagcagcgccgccgcgagctCGCCCTCCAGGCGCAGTCCTCCCGGCGTGCCGACGCCCaggcgcgcgcccgcgccctcgcCAGCTCCCTCCTCACCACCCCGACCCCTCCTGCGGCCGCCCATCGCCACGAAGAGGAGGACgagcatgaggaggaggagcaggagcacaCCGTCGCCGACGTCGCTGCGGTCGCATCCAAGCTCCGCGGCTCCGAAGCGCGCCGGTGGTTCGCTCGCCAGATCATGCTCCCGGAGTGGATGGTCGACGCCCCGCCCCACCTTGCCAGCGACTGGTCCGTCCCCTACTTTCCCCAACTCTCCTTCTGACTAACCTACTGTTTCAATTTGATTTATTCAATTTGGTACTGTTTGATGCTCTATTCTCCTCCAAAGATACCTCCGTTCCCCTTGATATATCAACAAAAATCCTTAGCGTAATGTCTTTAAATGTTCAACTAGGTATTGTGACTGACGAAATAAGAGGGATTGACGCTGCTGCAATGTTTTTCTTTCATGTACTAGGCATGTTTTTGCCAGGCCTTCTGGGAAACGATGCTTGGTTGTGTCTTCCAATGGCATGACAATTAGCAGGGCGCGAAACGGATCAATCCTTCACCGGTTCCCTTCTGCTCTACCAAATGGATCAAAGAGAGACATATCTGGCCCAGCAAGCTCCTACTCCATACTCGATTGCATTTTTCATGAGGTACCCAGACCTAATTGTTTTCCTTTGATCTTTTATGCCTCTTGCTTGTAGGCCTATTTCTAAATTCTAATGGCCTATCATGTGGTGCAGCCTGATCAAACATACTATATCATTGACATGATTTGTTGGCGTGGCTATTCACTGTATGATTGCACTGCCGAGTTCAGGTTTTTTTGGGTAAACTCTAAGCTCACAGAAACTTCAGCTGGTGATCCTCCATCAACATACCATCGATATAGATTCAGTGCTGTCCCAATATATGAGTGCACTCTTGAGGGTCTTCAAGCAGCTTACTCTGGGAGCACACCTTATGTCAAAGATGGCTTGCTGTTTTACAACAAGTATATTCCTTGTTCCCTCCCAATTATATCCTCATATTTGTCAGATATCTCTCTCAACCATTCTCAAAATCTGTTTGTTTTGCAATCAGGCATGCACATTATCAAGCTGGCATCACACCCCTTACACTAGTATGGAAAGATGAAACTTGTAGCCAATATGTTATTGATACTGACGGCAAAGGAGAAATTCCAAATGAGCAGCACGTATGTTTCTCTATTCTTAGTGTGCAGTGCATTTACTGTGAGAATTTTCCTTCTGTATTTTCTAACTATTAAAGAAAAGATACTTTTAATCATTATCTTTTAACTCTGTGACTGCTATTGTTTCGCACCTTGTTTATTTTCCCCACTGTGTCTTCATGTACTATCAGCTTGTGTTGGAATTGCAAGAGGATGGAAAGCTAGTAACATCTGACGACCCTCCAGTCGTGTTTGGTAGCTTGGACAACGAATTCATACAGAAGGTATTGCTTTGAATTTCTAACAAAAGAAGTAAGAAACATGTGGAATCACACATCGCAATGCCCTTCCCTGTTTATAAGAACTTGCATGGTGCCCCAAGCTTctatttgttgaaatttgtactTATAAGAACTTGCATGGTGTCCTAATTGGGTAATTCTGGTCATCTGCATTCTTTTACATTATGCTTCTTTATTGCATCAGTGATTCACTTAGTCTAAACACTAAAAgttttagatttctttttatGATTACCTGTATGTTTTTTCGTATCTGCAAATGTTTGGGGCATTAAATTTATATGATTCTACAGTCAAACCTGCGAGCAGGGAATCTTCTCCGCTTTGCTGTAAGAGACGAGAGTGTGAAACTTGTTGATGGAAAGATGCAGATTGGTGAGCTGCAGTTTGTTGGAAAGCCAAATCGTGCTCGTGCTTTCGCTGACAGCCATTCGAAAGTAAGTTCTGACATCAGAATGCACTAATACTTCAAACAATTTCCATTCATCACATCTTCCTATGTTTGTCATCTTGTATGTTCAGGCTTTGTTCCAGTATGCTGCAAGGCGTGCTCCTCTGAGAATTGATGATCTGGTTGCTTCCATTCAATCAAACAATATGGAACTTGAATCCACAGATGTTGAAATGCAAGATTAAAGTGAG
This window encodes:
- the LOC101756243 gene encoding splicing regulatory glutamine/lysine-rich protein 1 → MAAPKPIWVRQAEEAKLKSEAETAAAAKAAFDATFKALAAAGSGDDDQDPDPAPPSPDEPASPGSDDDAPAPPGPVDPSKCSAAGPGIAGGSAGTPATFTVVAKDRHSRRLTAGGARVRVRVSPAAGVGGDDLDGAVKDNGDGSYTVTYAVPKRGNYMVHVELDGSPVMGSPFPVFFSGSTATPTSAFPSTLPAVSSAYPNMVNQTMPNMPNYTGAPSSAFPSLLGAMPSSSTGSSGGVVLPGVGASLGEICRDYVNGRCTKSDTECKFTHPPQQLLMTLLAATSSVSAFGNTPMAPSAAAMAAAQAIMAAQALQAHAAQAKASGDASGSMDKAAEADALKKIVQISNLSPILSVDYIKQLFGVCGKVVDCTITDSKHFAYVEYSKPEEATAALQLNNTNVGGRPLNVEMAKSLPPKANNNLPMMMQQAVQLQQMQFQQALLMQQSIATQQAAARAATMKSATEAAAARAAEISRKLKAEGFGGDNVAEKDAKGKSRSPSPTTRRSKSRSRSPIKYRRSRRSRSYSPPIRRSRERRSRSPSRSRHSKYGSDRSHRDDRDRHTRSGRRESDRSRDHHSSSSRRNRSRSKSPRHKKPSRDDSRSPKQQREESISPSKSRSTRAGSRSPRHHKGSKSSPTRDRHSRRSRHSRSRSPERKHRHSDKKDSRRSEIQDDKRRSHRGNRGDKHERSVKDEVERSHRGNRGDKDERSVKDEVEKSHRGNRGDKDGSSVKDEVERSHRGNRGDKDERSVKGEAERSRRVDKDERSVQDPVEDRKVDTSIVAHKRSSTESDLNNSSNHKKSRHDGGLEEDEKNDVCAAVADINGKHEAGVDGSLGATEESAI
- the LOC101757848 gene encoding snurportin-1 translates to MAPPPEPRRPYKRPAISDQQRRRELALQAQSSRRADAQARARALASSLLTTPTPPAAAHRHEEEDEHEEEEQEHTVADVAAVASKLRGSEARRWFARQIMLPEWMVDAPPHLASDWHVFARPSGKRCLVVSSNGMTISRARNGSILHRFPSALPNGSKRDISGPASSYSILDCIFHEPDQTYYIIDMICWRGYSLYDCTAEFRFFWVNSKLTETSAGDPPSTYHRYRFSAVPIYECTLEGLQAAYSGSTPYVKDGLLFYNKHAHYQAGITPLTLVWKDETCSQYVIDTDGKGEIPNEQHLVLELQEDGKLVTSDDPPVVFGSLDNEFIQKSNLRAGNLLRFAVRDESVKLVDGKMQIGELQFVGKPNRARAFADSHSKALFQYAARRAPLRIDDLVASIQSNNMELESTDVEMQD